DNA sequence from the Drosophila sechellia strain sech25 chromosome 3L, ASM438219v1, whole genome shotgun sequence genome:
ACCGGTGGATGAAGAAGTCGATAATCCGCATCCGGCGGACGACGAACCGCGACAGCAGCCCCCGCAGGAGCTTCAAATGGCTGCCCCGGCGGACGATTCGGTGAAGAAGGACTGGCATGACTATACGTTCATGGAAAAGGATGCTAAGCGCGTGGGCCTCGGGGAGGGCGGAAAGGCCTCCTCGCTCGACGATGAGTCCCAGAGAGACTTGGAGAAGCGAATGTCCCTGGAAAATGGATTTAATGCCCTGCTCTCGGATTCCATATCGGTTAACCGCTCGTTGCCCGACATCCGCCACCCTCTGTGAGTTCTTCATCAAAAATCACTTAGTTTTGCTAAATTTAGGAGTCCCCAGATAAGGCAGTGGCTCCTAAAATATGTACTTCTATAATGTGACGCTCCAAAtcagttttattttcaaagttAGATAAGACCATTTAGCTTGCTTCGAATGCTTATTATTTTATAGCAGGAAGATATCGAATTAATTATATCAGTGCAGGGATATCTGTAAATGAATAATTTATTGTCAATTCAACTTATTACAATCTCTTTATCCACTTGCAGATGTCGCAAGAAGGAGTACGTAACGAAGTTGCCCACAGTCAGTGTGATCATCATCTTTTACAACGAATACCTGAGCGTGCTGATGCGCTCAGTTCACAGTCTGATTAATCGCTCGCCGCCCGAGCTGATGAAGGAGATAATCCTGGTGGACGATCACAGTGACCGCGAATATCTGGGAAAGGAACTGGAGACCTATATAGCGGAACACTTCAAGTGGGTGCGCGTGGTGAGGCTGCCAAGGCGCACGGGACTGATTGGAGCCCGAGCGGCGGGCGCAAGGAATGCCACTGCCGAAGTGCTTATCTTCCTCGATTCCCACGTGGAGGCCAACTACAACTGGCTGCCACCTTTGCTGGAGCCGATTGCCCTGAACAAACGGACGGCGGTTTGCCCCTTTATCGATGTGATTGACCACTCCAACTTCCACTACCGGGCGCAGGATGAGGGAGCCCGAGGAGCCTTCGACTGGGAGTTCTTCTACAAGCGGCTGCCTTTGCTGCCAGAGGATCTAAAGCATCCGGCCGATCCGTTCAAGAGTCCCATCATGGCTGGCGGTCTGTTTGCCATTTCCAGGGAGTTCTTCTGGGAACTGGGCGGCTACGACGAGGGCCTGGACATCTGGGGTGGAGAACAGTATGAGCTCAGCTTTAAGATCTGGATGTGTGGTGGCGAAATGTACGATGCGCCCTGCTCCCGCATTGGGCATATCTATCGCGGACCTCGCAACCATCAGCCGAGTCCCAGGAAGGGCGATTACCTGCACAAGGTGAGTTCAGCAGTAGAGGAATAAGAGTACTAAGAGTTATATGGGTAATCTAAATGGGGAATGGAGCCATAAACGGGTTTCATTCAACCTCAACGACactcccattttttttttaagaccCCATAAAAGTTCTTTTGTCTCTGAACTTCGCTAGTTCATTTtacaagtttttattttttttttgcggacAAACTCGGCGTGTTGGTTCTAATTAGAAATTTATATGTTGACTCTTCTTAGTATATCTTTATATCTTAGTTTTGTTTACTGTGACATGTAGCTAGCCGAACTTGGCACATTGttgtgaaaaatatttgcgaTTTGCGCACATTTAAAATGGGGTTTTTGGCTTTCGAAGTTAACTTGATTGCAGCCATGGcaagaaattttatttaagatTTCTTCGCCGACGATTTCAcagtaattattatttttatcaagGCAATCAATCACTTAATTAGACCCATAGACTAACTCTTGATTAATTTGCAGAACTACAAGCGAGTGGCGGAGGTGTGGATGGACGAGTACAAGAACTACTTGTACAGCCACGGAGACGGTCTGTACGAGAGCGTGGATCCTGGCGATTTGACGGAGCAAAAGGCCATCCGCTCCAAGCTGAAGTGCAAGTCCTTCAAGTGGTTCATGGAGGAGGTGGCCTTCGATCTGATGAAGACCTATCCGCCAGTCGATCCGCCGGCCTACGCCATGGGCGCCCTGCAGAATGTGGGCAATCAGAACCTGTGCCTGGACACGTTGGGCAGAAAGAAGCACAACAAGATGGGCATGTACGCGTGTGCCGACAACATAAAGATTCCGCAGCGATCGCAGTTCTGGGAGCTCAGCTGGAAgcgagacgtgcgcctacggcgAAAGAAGGAGTGCCTGGACGTCCAGATCTGGGATGCCAATGCGCCCGTTTGGCTGTGGGACTGCCACAGCCAGGGTGGCAACCAGTACTGGTACTACGACTACCACCACAATCTGCTCAAGCACGGCACGGAGGGCAGAAGGTGTCTGGAGCTGCTGCCATTCTCCCAGGAGGTGGTGGTCAACAAGTGCGACTCCGACAATCGGTTCCAGCAGTGGAACTTCGGCTCGTTCAACAAAACGGCGCTGGACAACTACTCGCAGGACCTCGTCCTCAATCTGTAACCGCTGCACTGCAATAGTATCACTTGCCATGTACTTAGAACACTTTGATGTAAATAACTAGGCTAGATAGGTTGTACGGCCGCGTGGCCACTTAACAATTTACCCCGACTCAAGCGCACATATTCATGGTTGCAATAGAGAGTATCTTTACCTTAAGTATAGTGCATCTCCAACCAATTCCAAATGCCACAAACATGATTTGTAGCCTTACGTATGCTTCGgagttttgtttggttttaaaCAGGATTCCGAATGTGCTAGCATTAGCCTCTAAATTGTCATAAGTTTGACTTTGTACACCACAAAAAGTGTTTTCCATTAAAGAATATTTTTGAAGTAATAATCACAAGTGCTGGGATGGTTATACCCCCCGTTGTTGCAAATGAAAAATGCAGTCTGGCGATCTTAActttgttttcgttttatttaatattaatatctGTTTGCTTTCCATGCGCgtactttaaataaatataatttacgTTTTTCATCCATCCGCTTCGTGCTTCACAATCTGTATATACGTTCTCGGGTTGTGTATCGTTTTACAATATGTAGTTATCTCGCTATATCGTATCTCTATCTGATTCTGCACCCGACTGTCGCTAAGTCAGGTGCGATATCTTCGAGCTCTTTTCTGATTTCTGAGTTCTAATTTCTGATTTCTTATTTCCGCTTATTACTTATGCTGCTCAGTGTTGAGTGTTAATTGGTTTTGtttcatatcatatcatatgcCAATATACGTATAGTTTATGTAAAAGGTGTACGTCGAGCGCCCCGCGAAACTCAAAAGTCGTTTTGGGGTGTGTAACTTAATGATGGCAAAggatttgcttttatttgaaaatgatAAAAAAGCATTTACAAACTATAATAGTTGTTGTTGGCTTGCGTAATCAGTTAATCAATTATCATAagttatattaatatattatataaacatttaaatatttatcaaaACATGTTTTTTCTTGTTGCTCAAAAGTCTTCTTCACTGCCTtacatttaaattacattACGTACAGTTTACATACGATCTATATGTCCGTTCGTCCAGGATCATCAAGGATCGTACTATCAATAACCGTTTTGCTTATCCTTTCCTTTCCGCTcttctgttttattttgtgcaaaatatatttatatgtatatgtagactaatttgatttgaaattcaGTTGCGCTGCCACATTTGCATTCTAATCTTTAATTGTAAGTTACCTTTTGGATGGATGCAAATTATTCATTGAGTTTTATACAACAATTACAAATGGTTAGGCAAATAAGTTTAGTATTAGTTGTTGGTTGTTTAGTGCTTAATACTTGATTGGTTTCGAGTCTTTTTGggtttttcaaacaaaatcttgcagaaataataataactagaATTAAACCCCTTATTTGCCGTCGATTtgcgcataaataaatatatttaactttcgtgttttgcatgtgtgtgtgttgtgtgttgcTTAAACTTAGTTTAAATTATGATTAAAGTTTAAAAATGTCTTGCTGCCTTACGCGTTTATCGGTCTAACTCTTTCTCAGCAGGCGTGTGCCGCTCTGTTTGTCTCTTTCTCCCGAGctcaaaaatattcaattctTCTCTAGCTGTAGTTCTAGTTGTCCTGCTCGCACCATTTTAAACTTCTTGCTTGTGGTCTGGTATCGAATGATAATTCAGCTGAGCATATGGggaatttctttcagtgtaaaCATAATTTTTCATGACCGAAATTCGCCATCTGTTTCGTTCATACAATTTAAATTCGATTGGCACTGCCACTCAAGTTCGAGCCAATCCCAAAGGATAGTCAAATTGTTGGAAAACGGGTATTtaactaaatttaaaactcTTGTAGTGTAGTGTAGTTCTTTTGTAAAAACTGTTTTTCTCTGTTACCAActattttcttttgttgtcTTGCGAAATTCTTTACGTTTTTCTAGTTGCTTGTTAAAAAATGGTTTATTTGTACTTTTGGCAATGATCTTTTTTCAACTCCCACTAACTCTTAGTCTGACTTTTTGTTTCTAAGCAAAAATTTctttatttagtttttgttttagtagtATTCGTTTTGTTCTTGTTCTGTAGTTCTGTAGTTTGCTTCCTGCTTGTCTTTAAAAATAACTCATTTAACAGAAATCGTTTTGTTGCTGGCTCTTAAGAAACTAAAGTTAATAGTTGATTTTAAACTAACTGCTCTTTCAGTTTAGAAACTTGTTATTTTTGTGTGATTTTTGCTGAGTGAAGTGTGATGTATCTGGGTATTTTCTTGTGGAATGGTGACAACTCTGGCCCGGCAGCGTCAACTGTACTCTTTCAACTGCAACTCTTTTTCCGGGGACTCTTCTAATTCTCCTCGTATGGCACACTAAATCAAACGcatttacaaaaataattaaatcttCTGTCTCCGTTTTTCTTTGCTTTGAGTGAATTTTCAGTCATACAATCCTGTTCTTCAGTTTCATTTCGATTTAGTTTGGCggttttcgaaaaaaaatttcaattactTTCCTCATTATTTCTGAAGTAAATCGAGTAAAAATTTAGTGCTTTATGTATTTGTCAAAGTTTTTGGTTACAATCTAGCTTTTTGGAATAACTTTGCGTTGAAAACTTGTTAATTGAAAGTACTTTAAATCGAAGTTCAAGATACTCTTCTTTTCGAATTCAATTCGAATATATCTGAAATGTGTTCAATTTATTACTCTCAGAGCCGCCAGATTCAATCGTAATTTAAACCCGGAACAGGATTGATTTGTGTGGATTCTTAAGATTAGGTCTATGCAGCGGACTCCGGCGCTGGTTACCAGTAGTAGCCTCTCAGCCTGAAGAGATTCaggtctgctgctgctgcggcagctgCTGATGCGGAGTGGGCAGCGGCGGCGGTGCTGCGGTGCCAGTGGGCGTGCCCGGCGGTGGGTGGATGAgcccactgccaggcggaggaggcagatgctgctgctgctgggcgggGCAGCCACCACCGTTGGGCGCGTTGTTCGTGGACGAGGTCGGACTGCTATTGCCCTCCGGGTATTTCCCCGAAACCACGCACGGATGCGTGGGGAACAGGGTCGTCCACGACGTGGTCGTCAGTGTTGGTGCGTGGAGGGCAACCTTCTCGTTTTTTGACTGCTCGTTGGCCTGGGACTTTTTGGAATCGCTGCTCTTCTTCTTTTTACTGCCGCTGGATCCGTTCTTTAGCTGTTGCCCATTGGCGGAGGATTCCTTTTTAATGGGCACCGGCTCGTCCTGCATCAGTGCATCCTCGTCGAGGTCGTCCATGTCCTCGCCAGCCGCCTTCTTTATCAGTCGCTCGCGCTCTTCTTTGGCTTTGTTGTCTAGGTCCGTGTTGATCTTCTTCACCCGCATCTTCTCCTCCCACTCGTCGATGCCATGGCGACATCGATTGAGGTTCCTGTGCTGGTAGAAGATCAGGGTCATCCGCGTGGGGTGATGGCGATCTGGCCGGCGCACCGCCGTCGTGGCGTGCATCTCGTGCTTGGCACACTCTATCAGGACACTGCCGTGATTCAGGGCTATGGCCACGCCGCCCATTTGCGGATCCTGGAAGGCCTCGATGTTTTCATTGATCTCAGCCACCTCGCCAATGGGCTCGATTTTGCTGGAATTGGTGCTTCCTGGCGAGGCCACGGGAGGTGCCGTTGTTGCTGAACCTGCTCCACTTGCGGGCGCTTGGTTTCCAGCTCCCGGGTTGCCAGCACCCGCGTCATTGCTGGAGGAATCTCCAGTCGGCGTGGGCGTTGCTACTGTATCGGAGTTGGTTTGGCCATTGCTCAGGTCGGGTAATATCGTTTGCGGAGcttcctgttgctgctgttgttgctgctgctgctgttgctgttgttgctgctgctgctgctgctgttgctgctgttgctgctgctgctgtagcaCCTGTTGCTGTTGATGATGCAGTGGTCCTGGCACTGGAACCATCGCTTTCTGGAGGCCCACGGCCGCGGGAGCTACTGACCCATGGCTGGCTATCAAGGAACCCGCTCCTGCAGCCGGATTTGCACTGCCATAACCTGAGTTCACGGACCCCGTCTGATGGTGACCATACATGTTCCAGTTGGGCGATGGCGGAGGAGGCGTGGGTGGAGGCGTCTGCTGTGGATACATTCCGTACGGCGAGTACGCCTGATGATACCCGTAGTTGTAGTTCATGTTCTGATAGGCATCATATGCGGAGTACGCCGAatgcggcggtggtggtggaggcggGTACATCTGGTAGTTGTTCGGATACTGAGCCGTGTACTGGGCCGTATAGTCGCTGGGCGGTGGCTTTGGCTTCACGAATCCCTCCTGCGGATGGTGCGAGGTGGTCAGCGGTGCGAGGTTCGTCATCGGTTGCATTGCCGTCAAAGCGGTTAGTTTACTCTCCGTGAGAttatgatgatggtgatggtgattgACCAGGGTAGTGGAGTCGGGATTCTCCTCGCTGATCAGTCGGCTCTTGAGGTCACCAGGTGCCCCACCCACTACGGGCAGGCCACCGGGCCCCACTCCTCCTGTCAGCGCGGACTGTTGCTGTTGGGcctgctgatgttgttgctgcaccTCCGTGGTTACTCCTCCGGGATTGGTTAGATTCGATGCGGGATTACTGACGAGGGTTTGGTAGTTGCCAGGTCCATAGCCATTGCTCGTTTCCAGCTGTGTTGGGGTAGCCGTAGGCGGAGCTGTGGCCGGAAGAGCTCCTGTTGGTGCTCCGGTGGTCGTACCTCCGGGAATGGAAGTCGCCGGCGGAACTCCCAATTGTGGTTGAGCCGTAGGAGTAGTGGGTGTCAGAGGTGGCACGCCTGCCACCGTTCCTCCTGGACCTCCTCCTCCTAATCCACCCACCTGCGCCTGCATGCCCATTGGAGCATGGGGCGTTGGCCACTGCCCGTAGTAGTTCCGGGAGTCTATGTAGGAAGCCGTCTGGTAGTCATAGGAGTACGGCGAGTCTAGGACAGTACTTGAGATCTGGTTGGACTGCAGCTGGGCATCCGTGAAGGTGTCGATCATGGTGGCCATGTTCATCAGGCTGGAGTTGGAGCTCATGAGCTGTCCGGGTTGATTGCCCGTGGCTTGGCCACCATTGTTTTGGGGATTGGCATTGGATCCGTGGACGGGTGGGGTACTAAAAGCACTTCCCGCCGGACTGGGATTGTTAGTTACTGGAGTCTGGCACCGCGGCGAGGGAGTCGACGGAGGCGCAGATCCCGGCGTGGAAGCACTCGAGTTATTGGACTGGTTGGACTTTCCCTTGCCCTTCGACTTGCCACTCGCTCCATTGGCGTTCACACCAGTGCCGTTTTCCTTTTTGATGTGCGCGGCTCCCAGGGCTGGCGGACTGCTCTGCTGGTTGTTGGCTTGTGCTTGGGACTGGGCACCgttgctggagctgctctggCTGTTGGCATCCCCCACCGCATCCTGATCACCGTCAGGTGGCGCCGCTTCGTCGCCGTCCTTTCGCTTCTTGCCATGCCTTCTGCACGGTATCAAAGGTGTTGATCGCACGCGTACCTCGCAGGGAAATCTATATGATATGAGGCAAAAATTGGAGGTATTAGCAAGGCACTAGAAAAAGTACACTCAGAACAAAAATCGAGCGAGAACGAGGTATGTTTTCAATCGACTTCCTTTCCGAGTGACCGGGAGCGGCTGCTCAAAACTCAACGGTACACTCACTTGTCCAGCATTTGCACCGCTCCGGTGCGGTGCTTGTCCCTCTGACCCTCGACGCTCTCGAATTCATCCGTGCCGTCCATCGTGTAGAGCGGCAGGACGTGGAACTGCTCGTCGTCTGGGAGGCGGGTGTCCCGATTGCCGGG
Encoded proteins:
- the LOC6610522 gene encoding N-acetylgalactosaminyltransferase 6 isoform X1, with product MTFHLIKDHVAVPDKETNQQTSAAPELTNQYHQYLEIHSTDFNGSRRCVDAKMRRPNLKWIVKASLLLLISLTLFILITSWISSTPYTNKPVHHGVEPVPEKAGLSGDVQVKVPAIRQPEAQKPQEPDFEENPELQKIDEPEPVDEEVDNPHPADDEPRQQPPQELQMAAPADDSVKKDWHDYTFMEKDAKRVGLGEGGKASSLDDESQRDLEKRMSLENGFNALLSDSISVNRSLPDIRHPLCRKKEYVTKLPTVSVIIIFYNEYLSVLMRSVHSLINRSPPELMKEIILVDDHSDREYLGKELETYIAEHFKWVRVVRLPRRTGLIGARAAGARNATAEVLIFLDSHVEANYNWLPPLLEPIALNKRTAVCPFIDVIDHSNFHYRAQDEGARGAFDWEFFYKRLPLLPEDLKHPADPFKSPIMAGGLFAISREFFWELGGYDEGLDIWGGEQYELSFKIWMCGGEMYDAPCSRIGHIYRGPRNHQPSPRKGDYLHKNYKRVAEVWMDEYKNYLYSHGDGLYESVDPGDLTEQKAIRSKLKCKSFKWFMEEVAFDLMKTYPPVDPPAYAMGALQNVGNQNLCLDTLGRKKHNKMGMYACADNIKIPQRSQFWELSWKRDVRLRRKKECLDVQIWDANAPVWLWDCHSQGGNQYWYYDYHHNLLKHGTEGRRCLELLPFSQEVVVNKCDSDNRFQQWNFGSFNKTALDNYSQDLVLNL
- the LOC6610522 gene encoding N-acetylgalactosaminyltransferase 6 isoform X2, which codes for MRRPNLKWIVKASLLLLISLTLFILITSWISSTPYTNKPVHHGVEPVPEKAGLSGDVQVKVPAIRQPEAQKPQEPDFEENPELQKIDEPEPVDEEVDNPHPADDEPRQQPPQELQMAAPADDSVKKDWHDYTFMEKDAKRVGLGEGGKASSLDDESQRDLEKRMSLENGFNALLSDSISVNRSLPDIRHPLCRKKEYVTKLPTVSVIIIFYNEYLSVLMRSVHSLINRSPPELMKEIILVDDHSDREYLGKELETYIAEHFKWVRVVRLPRRTGLIGARAAGARNATAEVLIFLDSHVEANYNWLPPLLEPIALNKRTAVCPFIDVIDHSNFHYRAQDEGARGAFDWEFFYKRLPLLPEDLKHPADPFKSPIMAGGLFAISREFFWELGGYDEGLDIWGGEQYELSFKIWMCGGEMYDAPCSRIGHIYRGPRNHQPSPRKGDYLHKNYKRVAEVWMDEYKNYLYSHGDGLYESVDPGDLTEQKAIRSKLKCKSFKWFMEEVAFDLMKTYPPVDPPAYAMGALQNVGNQNLCLDTLGRKKHNKMGMYACADNIKIPQRSQFWELSWKRDVRLRRKKECLDVQIWDANAPVWLWDCHSQGGNQYWYYDYHHNLLKHGTEGRRCLELLPFSQEVVVNKCDSDNRFQQWNFGSFNKTALDNYSQDLVLNL